A genomic region of Microbacterium schleiferi contains the following coding sequences:
- a CDS encoding ACP S-malonyltransferase — protein MIIAVFPGQGSQTPGFLRSWLEHEGVRARLEQFSQWAEVDLVEAGTEADAESIRDTRIAQPLIVAASLVSWELLAARTPLAFGGVAGHSVGEFAALTAAGVIDAETAMRLVGIRGRAMADAASLADTGMSAVIGGDQTAVEARLADLDLTPANFNGGGQIVAAGAAEALASLSAEPPAGTRVIPLSVAGAFHTRYMAPAVETLRSAVSTVTPTDPAVQLWTNRDGSPVRSGDEALSLVVDQVASPVRWDACMEAFAAAGVTGLVEFAPGGTLVGLAKRALRGVPSVAVKTPDDLASAAELLAAASAQGEPE, from the coding sequence GTGATCATCGCTGTCTTCCCGGGTCAGGGCTCCCAAACACCCGGCTTCCTCCGCTCGTGGCTCGAGCACGAGGGGGTCCGTGCCCGACTCGAGCAGTTCTCGCAGTGGGCCGAGGTCGATCTCGTGGAGGCGGGCACGGAAGCGGATGCCGAGTCCATCCGCGACACCCGCATCGCACAACCACTCATCGTCGCTGCGTCGCTGGTGTCGTGGGAGCTTCTCGCGGCGCGCACTCCCCTCGCTTTCGGCGGCGTCGCCGGGCATTCCGTGGGTGAGTTCGCCGCGCTGACAGCCGCGGGCGTCATCGACGCCGAGACCGCGATGCGCCTTGTCGGCATCCGCGGTCGCGCCATGGCGGATGCCGCATCGCTGGCTGACACCGGAATGAGCGCCGTGATCGGCGGCGACCAGACCGCCGTCGAAGCCCGCCTCGCCGACCTCGACCTCACCCCCGCCAACTTCAACGGTGGCGGACAGATCGTCGCCGCCGGCGCCGCCGAAGCCCTGGCGTCACTCAGCGCCGAGCCTCCCGCGGGAACGCGCGTGATTCCGCTGTCCGTTGCGGGAGCCTTCCACACGCGGTACATGGCGCCGGCGGTCGAAACGCTCCGGTCGGCGGTGTCCACCGTCACGCCTACCGATCCCGCTGTGCAACTGTGGACGAATCGAGACGGGTCACCCGTGCGCAGCGGCGACGAGGCTCTCTCGCTCGTCGTCGATCAGGTAGCCTCCCCCGTGCGCTGGGACGCCTGCATGGAAGCCTTTGCGGCAGCCGGCGTGACGGGGCTGGTCGAGTTCGCTCCGGGCGGCACCCTGGTCGGTCTCGCGAAGCGTGCGCTGCGCGGAGTACCCTCGGTCGCGGTCAAGACCCCCGATGACCTCGCTTCCGCTGCCGAGCTTCTGGCTGCCGCATCCGCCCAAGGAGAACCCGAATGA
- a CDS encoding beta-ketoacyl-ACP synthase III, protein MTATLRQPQGAAHTRIYAYGAARGERVVPNDDLVGPIDSSDEWIRQRTGIVTRVRAVETTNAIDLASDAAAEAVAKSGVSPEKIDAVIVATISNPRQTPSVSAIVAERIGAKDAAAYDLNAACAGFAYGVGQADALIRGGGAHYAVVVGAEKLSDIVDPTDRSISFLLGDGAGAAVVGPSDTPGIGPTVWGSDGSKADAVTMNHTLTEFRDGTAPWPTLRQEGPTVFRWAVWEMVKVAREALEAAGVQASDLAAFVPHQANMRIIDEFAKQLKLPESVVIGRDIETTGNTSAASIPLATHRLLTEHPELSGGLALQIGFGAGLVYGAQVVVLP, encoded by the coding sequence ATGACCGCGACCCTCCGTCAGCCTCAGGGCGCCGCACACACGCGCATCTACGCCTACGGCGCGGCGCGAGGCGAGCGGGTCGTTCCCAACGATGACCTCGTCGGTCCGATCGACTCGAGCGACGAGTGGATCCGCCAGCGCACCGGCATCGTGACCCGCGTGCGAGCGGTCGAGACGACCAACGCCATCGACCTCGCGTCGGATGCCGCCGCCGAGGCTGTTGCCAAGTCCGGAGTCTCGCCCGAGAAGATCGATGCGGTGATCGTGGCGACCATCTCCAATCCGCGGCAGACACCGTCGGTTTCGGCGATCGTGGCGGAGCGGATCGGCGCAAAGGATGCCGCCGCCTACGACCTCAACGCTGCCTGTGCGGGCTTCGCCTACGGCGTCGGACAGGCTGACGCGCTGATCCGCGGGGGCGGCGCCCACTACGCCGTCGTCGTCGGCGCCGAAAAGCTCAGCGACATCGTCGACCCGACCGATCGCTCGATCTCGTTCCTCCTGGGAGACGGTGCGGGCGCCGCCGTTGTCGGGCCCTCCGACACGCCGGGGATCGGTCCGACGGTCTGGGGATCGGACGGCTCGAAGGCGGATGCCGTGACGATGAACCACACGCTGACCGAGTTCCGCGACGGCACAGCGCCGTGGCCCACCCTCCGGCAAGAGGGGCCCACCGTCTTCCGGTGGGCGGTGTGGGAGATGGTCAAGGTCGCCCGCGAAGCACTCGAGGCCGCGGGTGTCCAAGCATCCGACCTCGCCGCGTTCGTTCCCCACCAGGCGAACATGCGGATCATCGATGAGTTCGCCAAGCAGCTCAAGCTTCCCGAATCCGTCGTGATCGGTCGCGACATCGAGACAACCGGCAACACGTCAGCGGCATCCATCCCGCTCGCTACCCACCGTCTCCTCACCGAACACCCGGAGCTCAGTGGTGGCCTGGCACTGCAGATCGGCTTCGGAGCGGGCCTCGTCTACGGCGCGCAGGTCGTCGTCCTCCCGTGA
- a CDS encoding acyl carrier protein, whose amino-acid sequence MALTNDDVLAGLAELITDETGISADEVAMEKSFTDDLDIDSISMMTIVVNAEEKFGVTIPDDEVKNLKTVGDAVTYITSNQA is encoded by the coding sequence ATGGCACTCACAAACGACGACGTCCTCGCAGGACTCGCCGAACTCATCACCGACGAGACCGGCATCTCGGCCGACGAGGTCGCCATGGAGAAGTCGTTCACCGACGACCTCGACATCGACTCGATCTCGATGATGACCATCGTCGTCAACGCCGAGGAGAAGTTCGGCGTGACGATCCCCGACGACGAGGTCAAGAACCTCAAGACCGTCGGCGACGCCGTCACCTACATCACGTCGAACCAGGCGTAA
- a CDS encoding DUF3145 domain-containing protein, with the protein MATSMTRGVVMIHSAPRALCPHLEWAVGRALGRAVNFDWEDQPVLPGARRAEYFWSGPVGTGAAITSAMHGWEHLRFEVTEDPSAASDGARWMHTPDLGIHHAQTDAAGNVVVGEDRIRYAMELAARDVHDMQRELQVALGSAWDDELETFRHASDDAAVVWLHKVG; encoded by the coding sequence ATGGCTACATCAATGACGCGCGGTGTGGTGATGATTCACTCCGCGCCACGTGCATTGTGCCCGCACCTCGAGTGGGCGGTGGGGCGTGCGCTCGGTCGCGCGGTGAACTTCGACTGGGAAGACCAGCCGGTGCTCCCTGGCGCGCGCCGCGCGGAGTACTTCTGGTCGGGGCCGGTGGGAACCGGGGCCGCCATCACCTCGGCCATGCACGGGTGGGAGCACCTGCGCTTCGAGGTGACCGAGGACCCGTCTGCCGCATCAGATGGTGCTCGATGGATGCACACGCCTGACCTCGGCATCCATCACGCGCAGACGGATGCCGCGGGCAACGTCGTTGTGGGGGAGGACCGCATCCGCTACGCGATGGAACTCGCCGCTCGCGATGTCCACGACATGCAGCGAGAGTTGCAGGTGGCGCTGGGCTCCGCGTGGGACGACGAGCTTGAAACCTTCCGTCACGCCAGTGACGACGCCGCCGTCGTCTGGTTGCACAAGGTGGGATGA
- a CDS encoding SPFH domain-containing protein yields the protein MEAAGLVGILIIVGVAVVAAIIVALIGLLLAKAWIKVARADEALVISGRKQRVQSTVVDADGTSRSEMSESPVTVIVNGKSLVNPITQRHEIISLRSRQVSLNAEAQSLDNVTLNVDGVAIVKIGSDPVFVRRAAERFASQDKAIEQFTTEQLEGALRGIVATLSVVELMRERKKFSDQIAADVSHELAEQGLILDSFQIKGITDATGYIQSLGAPEIQAKRQAAEIAQTNADRAINQKVIANQEANLVEQTALDTNTANADAGVGRARAEAEQAEHLARAQAEQAVLQQQAENRQAQLDADVKRVADAQRYEAETRAQADLYTRERAAEAAAIEKVKEAEARTRIAEQQADADRARAAGEAAAAEARATGEASALRALADAEATARRLRAEAEADAIRAEGQARAESIEAEAEAIASNQEAILSQRVLDVLPSIMAEFAKGYSAIGNVSIVGGGSGEEGASRVIGADSATAMKSVFDSVQAATGIDLASIIQGQAVGRAFGAGMADAGATESSSPAATARKSTAKPKA from the coding sequence ATGGAGGCAGCCGGTCTTGTCGGCATTCTGATCATTGTCGGGGTCGCGGTCGTGGCTGCGATCATCGTCGCGCTCATCGGCCTGCTCTTGGCCAAGGCATGGATCAAGGTCGCCCGCGCGGACGAGGCCCTCGTCATCTCGGGACGCAAGCAGCGAGTCCAGTCCACGGTGGTGGATGCCGATGGCACGAGCCGGTCCGAGATGTCGGAGTCGCCGGTCACCGTGATCGTCAACGGGAAGTCGCTGGTCAACCCGATCACGCAGCGCCACGAGATCATCTCGTTGCGATCTCGCCAGGTGTCCCTGAACGCCGAGGCGCAGTCGCTGGACAATGTCACGCTCAACGTCGACGGGGTCGCGATCGTCAAGATCGGCTCGGACCCGGTCTTCGTTCGTCGCGCCGCCGAGCGTTTCGCATCGCAGGACAAGGCGATCGAGCAGTTCACCACCGAGCAGCTCGAGGGCGCGTTGCGCGGTATCGTCGCGACGCTCTCGGTTGTCGAGCTCATGCGTGAGCGCAAGAAGTTCTCGGATCAGATCGCTGCCGATGTCTCCCACGAGCTCGCCGAGCAGGGGCTCATCCTCGACTCCTTCCAGATCAAGGGGATCACCGACGCGACCGGGTACATTCAGTCGCTCGGCGCTCCCGAGATCCAGGCGAAGCGGCAGGCCGCCGAGATCGCCCAGACCAACGCTGATCGCGCGATCAACCAGAAGGTGATCGCCAACCAGGAAGCGAACCTGGTCGAGCAGACCGCACTGGACACGAACACGGCCAACGCCGATGCCGGCGTCGGTCGCGCCCGCGCCGAGGCCGAGCAGGCAGAACACCTCGCTCGCGCGCAGGCCGAGCAGGCAGTTCTCCAGCAGCAGGCCGAGAACCGTCAGGCGCAGCTGGATGCCGACGTCAAGCGCGTCGCCGACGCCCAGCGCTACGAGGCAGAGACGCGGGCACAGGCGGATCTTTACACGCGCGAGCGCGCAGCAGAGGCAGCCGCGATCGAGAAGGTCAAGGAAGCCGAGGCTCGAACCCGGATCGCCGAGCAGCAGGCCGACGCAGACCGCGCCCGCGCCGCCGGTGAGGCCGCGGCAGCCGAGGCTCGAGCCACCGGTGAAGCGAGCGCCTTGCGCGCTCTCGCGGATGCTGAAGCGACGGCCCGGCGCCTTCGTGCGGAGGCCGAGGCCGACGCCATCCGGGCCGAGGGCCAGGCGCGCGCCGAGTCCATCGAGGCGGAGGCCGAAGCGATCGCCTCGAACCAGGAGGCGATCCTGTCCCAGCGCGTCCTCGACGTCCTGCCCTCGATCATGGCGGAGTTCGCGAAGGGCTACTCCGCGATCGGCAACGTGTCGATCGTCGGTGGCGGATCAGGCGAGGAGGGCGCATCCCGCGTCATCGGCGCCGACAGTGCGACAGCCATGAAGTCGGTCTTCGACAGCGTCCAGGCCGCGACGGGCATCGATCTGGCTTCGATCATCCAGGGCCAGGCCGTCGGCCGCGCCTTTGGGGCAGGCATGGCGGACGCCGGGGCCACCGAATCATCGTCCCCTGCCGCTACCGCACGGAAGAGCACCGCAAAGCCGAAGGCGTAG
- a CDS encoding DMT family transporter, with protein sequence MLLLTVSANVTDQITEAFRDPAILAGIPLALLGAIFMSFGAQYQYRGVQKVEKLTGRSGGNGLDRNHLLNLLRRPSWLAGTVMLGLAIVCQLAALSVAPLILVQPLGAVSLVITTLLNARISGHRPTRQSIRSIIAAVGGIFIFVTIAAFFATERPVTQSQLLIILGLLAVTIVVFAGLWLVLRKHGLALFYIVASGVLYGFVATLAKVVLSRIRDQNFDWLTLLCVLALLAAVAIGAYFVQTAYSLGPPDLVIAGLTVIDPIVAVVIGLAVLQEAETAPLWAFIGFGVAGALAIYGVISLARNHPQVISDSLELPFTRRSSRDETSSDEPGSAS encoded by the coding sequence GTGCTCCTCCTGACCGTGTCGGCGAACGTGACCGACCAGATCACCGAGGCGTTCCGTGACCCCGCGATCCTCGCCGGAATCCCGCTCGCGCTCCTTGGCGCCATCTTCATGTCGTTCGGCGCCCAGTACCAGTACCGAGGCGTCCAGAAGGTCGAGAAACTCACCGGGCGCTCCGGGGGCAACGGTCTCGACCGCAATCACCTCCTGAACCTGCTGCGGCGGCCATCGTGGCTGGCGGGCACCGTCATGCTGGGGCTCGCGATCGTGTGCCAGCTCGCCGCGCTCTCGGTGGCGCCGCTGATCCTCGTTCAACCGCTCGGTGCTGTCTCGCTCGTGATCACGACGCTGCTCAACGCGCGCATCAGCGGGCACCGCCCCACGCGCCAATCGATCCGGTCGATCATCGCGGCCGTCGGCGGCATCTTCATCTTCGTGACGATCGCGGCGTTCTTCGCCACTGAGCGTCCCGTGACGCAGTCGCAGCTGCTCATCATCCTGGGGCTGCTCGCCGTGACGATCGTCGTCTTCGCCGGTCTCTGGCTGGTGCTGCGCAAGCACGGCCTGGCGCTGTTCTACATCGTCGCCTCGGGCGTGCTCTACGGCTTCGTAGCGACGCTCGCGAAGGTGGTGCTCAGCCGCATCCGAGACCAGAACTTCGACTGGCTCACCCTGCTGTGCGTTCTGGCCCTGCTGGCAGCAGTCGCGATCGGGGCATACTTCGTGCAGACGGCGTACAGCCTCGGACCTCCCGACCTCGTGATCGCGGGCCTGACGGTCATCGACCCGATTGTGGCGGTTGTGATTGGGCTTGCCGTTCTGCAGGAGGCGGAGACCGCGCCGCTCTGGGCCTTCATCGGATTCGGCGTTGCCGGGGCGCTTGCGATCTACGGGGTGATCAGTTTGGCGCGCAACCATCCGCAGGTCATCAGCGACAGCCTCGAGCTGCCGTTCACGCGCCGCAGCTCTCGCGACGAGACGTCCTCTGACGAGCCGGGATCGGCGTCGTGA
- the def gene encoding peptide deformylase: MAVLPIRIMGDPVLHAPATPVAEITDDIRRLIQDMYETMDAAPGVGLAAPQVGVGLRIFTYSYVDDDDEPWRGVIINPELWITPLDPGEPDPDDESEGCLSFPGERFPLRRSDRARVTGLDLDGQPVTIEVEGWRARILQHEFDHLDGVLYVDRLGDRDWRTAQKIARKQGWGTPGNSWMPGVDDLDA, translated from the coding sequence ATGGCTGTTCTCCCGATTCGCATCATGGGCGACCCCGTCCTCCACGCTCCCGCGACCCCCGTCGCCGAGATCACCGACGACATCCGGCGTCTGATCCAGGACATGTACGAGACGATGGATGCTGCGCCCGGCGTGGGGCTGGCCGCTCCCCAGGTCGGCGTGGGCCTGCGGATCTTCACCTACAGCTACGTCGATGACGACGACGAGCCCTGGCGAGGTGTGATCATCAATCCCGAGCTGTGGATCACTCCCCTCGACCCCGGCGAACCCGACCCCGATGACGAGTCGGAAGGCTGTCTGTCATTCCCCGGCGAACGGTTCCCGCTTCGCCGCTCCGATCGCGCGCGGGTCACCGGACTCGATCTGGACGGTCAGCCGGTGACGATCGAGGTGGAGGGATGGCGCGCCCGCATTCTTCAGCACGAGTTCGATCACCTGGACGGCGTGCTCTACGTGGATCGCCTCGGTGATCGCGATTGGCGAACCGCTCAGAAGATCGCCCGCAAGCAGGGCTGGGGCACCCCGGGAAACTCCTGGATGCCGGGAGTCGATGACCTCGACGCCTGA
- a CDS encoding ATP-binding cassette domain-containing protein, with translation MSPRRRVTEAAIVCSDLSISHTGRGETDKLIDGITFTVARGSVLALMGPTGAGKSSLLSVLAGRAHEGVSVTGGDALVDGISVRRPGRAIRELTYYAGYLPQSAGAHLPSRLTVSEVIAEPITSRERRVNQKALAIRVAGLLDELMLPLGAAGKFPYELSAGMRQRVALARALVVDPRILVADEPFANLDVEVRKAAREAITRRRDDTGMAAVISTHDPEAVKELDANVLVLRGGHVVAFGHGTNDLIWTPSAEADRRFVVS, from the coding sequence ATGTCTCCTCGTCGCAGAGTCACCGAAGCGGCGATCGTGTGCTCAGACCTGTCGATCAGTCATACCGGTCGCGGCGAGACCGACAAGCTCATCGACGGGATCACGTTCACCGTTGCACGCGGATCCGTGCTCGCCCTCATGGGCCCGACGGGCGCCGGCAAGTCGAGCCTGCTCTCGGTTCTTGCCGGCCGCGCCCACGAGGGAGTATCGGTCACCGGGGGAGACGCGCTGGTCGATGGGATCTCCGTTCGGCGACCCGGGCGAGCCATCCGGGAGCTGACCTACTACGCGGGATATCTGCCGCAGTCTGCCGGTGCGCACCTGCCGTCGCGGCTGACCGTGTCGGAGGTCATCGCCGAGCCCATCACCTCGCGAGAGCGGCGCGTCAATCAGAAAGCCCTCGCAATCCGGGTGGCGGGTCTGCTCGATGAGCTCATGCTCCCGCTGGGAGCGGCAGGTAAGTTCCCCTACGAGCTGTCGGCGGGGATGCGGCAGCGTGTGGCTCTGGCTCGGGCGCTCGTCGTCGACCCGCGGATCCTCGTGGCCGATGAGCCGTTCGCAAACCTCGACGTGGAGGTCCGCAAGGCGGCGCGGGAGGCGATCACGCGTCGGCGCGATGACACCGGAATGGCCGCGGTCATCTCCACCCACGATCCGGAGGCGGTCAAAGAGCTCGACGCGAACGTTCTCGTGCTGCGTGGCGGACACGTCGTCGCGTTCGGGCATGGAACCAACGACCTCATATGGACGCCCAGCGCCGAGGCCGACCGTCGATTCGTCGTCTCGTGA
- the dnaG gene encoding DNA primase: MAGRIAQADIDEVKARTNIADVIGERVALKSAGVGSLKGLCPFHDERSPSFHVRPQVGFYHCFGCGESGDVYSFLRKMDHVSFAEAVERLAGRIGYTLHYEEGGAAPENSGRSRLYAANAAAAEYFRAQLSTPDAEIGRRFLGERGFDAAAAAHFGVGFAPKGWSNLSDALTAQGFTREELLAAGLLSQGQRGTYDRFRGRLIWPIRDVTSQVVGFGARRLLDDDQGPKYLNTPETPIYRKSHVLYGLDLAKRDISREHRVVVVEGYTDVMACHLAGVTTAIATCGTAFGSDHITVLRRVMGDDSSGGEVIFTFDPDAAGQKAALRAFADEKRFSAQTYVAVAPDGLDPCDLRLARGDDAVRALMSAKSPMFEFVIDQRLAQYDLATVEGRAAALRAAAPVVADIRDPSLRPGYVRVLARRIGLDLDEVSAAVSRASRSRDASGPPSRRGRDDAQARQPQHPDDGPAADVTPVLIPTVASLPRTRDVVIERDALMAALQFGHRLDDTTVRRALGAAFNHPALDAVRSAVVEAPDYTRAGWAVQAVDTIREPYRALGSELLMSAFPALGEADAAASASDLMRRLIVRRVDSEKSELVRAVQRVPPDSEEGRRIRLQLRELDLERQRWTGDVER, encoded by the coding sequence ATGGCAGGACGCATCGCACAGGCCGACATCGACGAGGTGAAGGCGCGCACGAACATCGCCGATGTGATCGGTGAACGCGTCGCGCTCAAGTCTGCCGGCGTCGGTTCGTTGAAGGGGCTGTGCCCGTTCCACGACGAGCGCAGCCCGAGCTTCCACGTGCGACCACAGGTCGGCTTCTATCACTGCTTCGGGTGCGGCGAGTCGGGGGACGTGTACTCGTTCCTGCGCAAGATGGACCATGTGAGCTTCGCCGAGGCCGTCGAACGGTTGGCCGGGCGGATCGGCTACACGCTGCACTACGAGGAGGGCGGCGCAGCCCCCGAGAACTCGGGACGCAGTCGCCTCTACGCGGCCAATGCTGCGGCTGCCGAGTACTTTCGTGCGCAGCTGTCGACGCCGGATGCCGAGATCGGACGTCGTTTCCTGGGTGAGCGTGGGTTCGACGCCGCCGCCGCCGCTCACTTCGGGGTCGGCTTCGCTCCCAAGGGCTGGTCGAATCTCTCGGATGCTCTCACGGCTCAGGGATTCACGCGCGAGGAACTCTTGGCTGCCGGGCTGCTCTCACAGGGACAGCGCGGGACATATGACCGTTTTCGCGGCAGGCTCATCTGGCCGATCCGCGATGTGACGAGCCAGGTCGTCGGGTTTGGAGCGCGCCGTCTTCTCGACGACGACCAGGGCCCGAAGTACCTGAACACGCCCGAGACGCCGATCTACCGCAAGTCCCACGTGCTCTACGGACTGGACCTTGCCAAGCGCGACATTTCCCGCGAGCACCGGGTCGTGGTTGTCGAGGGGTACACCGACGTCATGGCGTGCCACTTGGCTGGTGTGACGACGGCGATCGCCACCTGCGGCACGGCCTTCGGCAGCGATCACATCACGGTGCTGCGGCGCGTCATGGGCGACGACTCGAGCGGGGGAGAGGTCATCTTCACGTTCGACCCCGATGCCGCCGGACAGAAGGCGGCGTTGCGCGCCTTCGCTGACGAGAAACGCTTCTCGGCGCAAACCTACGTGGCTGTGGCTCCGGATGGTCTGGACCCCTGTGATCTGCGCCTTGCCCGCGGTGACGATGCCGTGCGAGCCCTGATGTCGGCGAAGTCGCCGATGTTCGAGTTCGTGATCGATCAGCGCCTTGCGCAGTACGACCTCGCGACAGTCGAAGGTCGAGCTGCAGCATTGCGAGCCGCTGCGCCGGTTGTCGCGGACATCCGCGACCCGTCTCTGCGCCCCGGGTACGTTCGGGTCCTGGCGCGGCGGATCGGCCTCGATCTGGATGAGGTCAGCGCCGCGGTCTCGCGAGCATCCCGTTCGCGAGACGCGAGTGGACCGCCGTCTCGGCGCGGGCGGGACGACGCGCAGGCCCGTCAGCCTCAGCATCCGGATGATGGGCCTGCCGCCGACGTGACACCGGTGCTGATCCCGACGGTCGCTTCGCTGCCGCGCACGCGTGATGTCGTGATCGAGCGTGATGCGCTCATGGCTGCGCTGCAGTTCGGTCACCGACTCGACGACACCACGGTGCGGCGCGCCCTCGGTGCTGCGTTCAACCACCCGGCGCTGGATGCCGTGCGCTCCGCCGTCGTAGAAGCGCCCGACTACACGCGAGCGGGGTGGGCCGTGCAGGCTGTCGACACGATCCGTGAACCGTACCGCGCGCTCGGCTCGGAGTTGCTGATGTCTGCCTTTCCGGCGCTCGGCGAAGCCGATGCTGCAGCTTCGGCATCCGATCTGATGCGTCGGCTGATCGTTCGGCGCGTCGATTCGGAGAAGTCGGAGCTGGTGCGGGCGGTGCAGCGGGTGCCCCCCGACTCCGAGGAGGGCCGCCGAATCCGGCTGCAGCTGCGTGAACTCGACCTCGAGCGACAGCGCTGGACGGGGGACGTCGAACGCTGA
- a CDS encoding deoxyguanosinetriphosphate triphosphohydrolase: MSTRVHSPTPNWTTAVAEREIPVYPGYSDADAERFYAERHRSQRDGFARDRARVLHSASLRRLAAKTQVLSPASPADFARNRLTHSLEVAQVGRELATALQLAPDVVDTACLSHDLGHPPFGHNGERALNDWAEDIGGFEGNAQTLRILSRLEPKVIGADGRSHGLNLTRASLDATCKYPWTSAHPLPDPGGRLKYGVYDEDEAVFVWMRLGAPGRVRCVEAEVMDLSDDIAYSVHDFEDAIVNGYLDPARLADPAEHDALIQAIQTWVGYDFARDELEDALYRLMRMPEWVATFSGTRSDLARLKNLTSDLIGRFARAAVTATRAAATGPDLTRFHAHVVVPRVIEAEMGVLKGIIGAVVVSIDGRKALYKEQRRLLKRLATALWENPHELDAVHREDFDHAASDRERRRTIVDQVASLTDQHAISWHGRLVGEVDAASLGIWVPGAPMRTR; encoded by the coding sequence GTGTCGACTCGTGTGCACTCGCCGACGCCGAACTGGACCACAGCGGTGGCTGAGCGGGAAATCCCGGTGTACCCCGGGTACTCGGATGCCGATGCCGAACGTTTCTACGCCGAGCGACACCGGTCGCAGCGCGACGGCTTCGCGCGGGACCGGGCGAGGGTCCTGCATTCGGCGTCTCTTCGTCGACTTGCCGCGAAGACGCAGGTCCTGAGTCCGGCAAGCCCCGCTGACTTCGCCCGCAACCGCCTGACGCACTCGCTCGAGGTCGCCCAGGTGGGACGCGAGCTGGCAACCGCGCTGCAGCTGGCTCCCGACGTCGTGGATACCGCCTGCCTCAGCCACGACCTCGGGCATCCTCCGTTCGGTCATAACGGCGAGCGTGCGCTGAACGACTGGGCCGAAGACATCGGGGGCTTCGAAGGCAATGCGCAGACCCTGCGCATCCTGTCTCGTCTGGAGCCCAAGGTCATCGGCGCGGACGGCCGCAGCCACGGGCTGAACCTCACACGGGCGAGCCTGGATGCGACGTGCAAGTACCCGTGGACCTCGGCGCACCCGCTCCCTGATCCCGGTGGGCGTCTCAAGTACGGGGTCTACGACGAGGACGAGGCGGTGTTCGTCTGGATGCGCCTGGGCGCTCCGGGGCGCGTTCGCTGCGTCGAGGCGGAGGTCATGGACCTCTCCGATGACATCGCCTATTCGGTGCACGACTTCGAAGACGCGATCGTCAATGGCTATCTGGATCCGGCTCGGCTGGCCGACCCTGCCGAGCACGACGCTCTCATCCAGGCCATCCAGACGTGGGTGGGCTACGACTTCGCCCGAGATGAATTGGAAGACGCGCTGTACCGCCTGATGCGGATGCCGGAGTGGGTCGCGACCTTCTCGGGAACGCGGTCTGATCTGGCCCGGCTGAAGAACCTCACCAGCGACCTCATCGGCCGCTTCGCCCGTGCCGCCGTCACGGCGACCCGCGCTGCCGCCACAGGTCCCGACTTGACGCGTTTCCACGCTCACGTCGTCGTTCCTCGCGTCATCGAGGCGGAGATGGGGGTGCTCAAGGGCATCATTGGTGCTGTGGTGGTGAGTATCGACGGTCGCAAGGCGCTCTACAAGGAACAGCGCCGCCTGCTCAAGCGCCTGGCCACAGCGCTCTGGGAGAACCCCCACGAGCTGGATGCCGTACATCGAGAAGACTTCGATCACGCCGCCAGCGATCGCGAACGGCGCCGCACGATCGTCGACCAGGTAGCGAGCCTGACAGACCAGCACGCGATCTCGTGGCACGGCCGCCTCGTGGGCGAGGTCGACGCCGCTTCGCTGGGCATCTGGGTACCCGGTGCGCCGATGCGGACGCGGTAG